The DNA window TCGGCGGTTGATAAGAGAAAGTACCAGTCTGTCCGCAATCACCGGACGGAACTCCTCCATAATGTCCAGCGCTAATCCCGGCCTACCGGGCCTGTCCCGGTGAAGAAAACCAACGGCAGGATCAAGCCCAACTGTTTCCAGGGCAGAGCGGACATCGTGGGCCAGAAGGGTATACATAAACGAAAGCAACGCGTTTACCTCGTCCAACGGAGGCCGACGGTTCCGTTCGGTAAAAATAAAATCGTTTTTCTGTTCGATAATTAAATGATTAAGCACCTTAAAATATTCCGCCGCCGCCTGACCTTCAAAGCCCCGAATCTCATCGGAACTTTTCGCCCGGGGAATCCTATCAATAATGCGATCAATCGCTTCGGAAGCGGCCTTCAATGCCAGAGCATCAACCTTTGCTGCGTGATCCCGAATCGTCCGGTTCATCACAATACGGCAGTTTGCCAACTTGCCACTTATTACTTGGGAAGCGATCCGCCGGGTAGATTCATCATCATCGGCCATCCGGTACTGTCGGCGCCGCAAGAGAACATTCCCGCTTACCGGCCCCCGTACTGATGCTAAGAACCGTCCATGCTCACTTAAAAAAGAAACCGACACATCCCGTTCGGCACAGAATCCCAACAAAAAAGGGGAACACAGTACATTGCCAAAACAAACAATGCCCCCGATGGTATGAATCGGCAGCTGTAAGACACGCTGTTTTTCCCTCTCCACCACCACGGTTTCCCCTTCTTTTTGAAGGTAGGAACCCTGGGAGCTCACATAAAGGGTATTAAGAAGCTTCCTCATTTTCACCATCCCCGTTTTTCATCAACCTAAGCTGGGTTTGTATAAAACGATCCACCTTCTTGGAAGCAGTTCCGCTGGTTTTCGGCATACAAATATCAACGAGGGAACAGCGGTCACACTTCCTCATTTCATATTCTGCGGCCGGTGTCTTTCCTGCCTGCTGAATAGCTCTAATCCGTTCAGTCAGATTCTGCGTCTTTTCCCGAAGCTCTCCGCCAAGGATAACATCTACCCTGCGGTGCTCCTGCAGATAATAAAGCTGCCCGGATTCAATCGCAGTTTTAAACATCTCTTCCAGACATAAAGCCTGGGCGCAGAGCTGAATCCGGTCAACATCACTCTCCTTCTCCCTGCCCCGCTTGAATTCCACCGGCGATACCCGCTTTACCCCGCCGCCGTCGGTATACCAAAGCTCCACCAAATCGCATTTACCGATAAGCCCCTGCTCCAAGGACCGAACCGCCATCCCGTATTCCTGCCTGAACAAGCGCCGGGATTCATGATGTTCCGCATCCACCCGCTCATGCAGCACCTTCCCTTCGGCGGTAAACTGATTTTCTTCCCATATCTGCTCCAGATGGATCAACGCATACTGCCGCTCACAAAACAATACATGCTGCAAGGCGGAAATCGGAATCAGATTATCTTCGGAGTACACCGGACCTTACCTCTATTAATCAAGAGGGGGAAAGCCTTCCCCCCTGCGGCGCACACAGTTGCGCCGCACCCCCTTCGCCGGGGGCAAAGCCCCCGGACCCCCAGCGTTCTCGCCTATTAAAATTCAAACCGAAACAACGGTTTTAAATTTTTCCACTTCTTTTCCATCTAAATTTATTACATAATCAGAAAAATCTCTAATAGGTTTTTTTGAATCACTGTCAACATTCTTGTGGGCAACATTAACCCTATTGAATAAATCCTGTACAGGTTTATCACCCATTGGTGACGAATGTTCAAATATAATGAGTTTTTGAGCGCTCATAAGTCCCCTTGCCGCCGAGCGATCGTGTTCAAACATGTTTTGTAAGGATTCCCAAAATAAATTCAAGTCTTCTTCAGAGAAGCCTGTCTGGTTAGCTAGCGGAGCTGAAACAAAACCATAGGTACGATACAGCCCATAGGGGATAGTGAACTTCCGTCCCATGGTACGGTTATCCCCGTCTTGTTTTTCCGCTTCCTTTTCGGTTGTAACCGCCATACGGGTAATGCTATGTTCAGACGAAATCACGGGATCTATTGATCGGGCAAAGGTAAGCTGAATCGGCCCCCTGACTTGACCGCAATTAACCCCGGTTGACATAACTGCACCAAAGGTTCTGACATCATAAAAGTTCTGACACATCCACTGCCTGGCCTCGGCTGTCTTATCTCCTCCTTTCCGTTTTCCTTCATCACCGCCGCTTATATCAATACCCAGTGCCTTATACGCCCGTTCATGCTGGCTATTAAGTACTGCTTTTTCCTTTACATAAATTTCATAAGGGGGTTGTTCTCCCTTTACCAAACCGACATAGTTACGGACCTTGCGCTTTAAGCATACATCTGTCACAAGCCCATTCCCGGTTTCCGCGTCCACCCTGGGGAGGTTTCCGGCATCAGGATCTCCATTAGGGTTTCCGTCCTTAACGTCAAAAAGATAAATAAAGTCATAACGTCTTTTCAGTTCCATAACACACTCCTATGATATTAAAATACTATTCCTTTTTAGAGGTAAATAAATCTTGTCGTTGATGATAATAACCAATAGCGAATTTCCCTTGATCATGCAAATCCAGATGAGAAGAGAAGTCATTGAAATGACTCGTAATCTCAGTTATCATTCGTTCAAAATTTATTGCTCGGCCTTTATTTTCCAACTTTGCAATGTGATGGTTTTTAAGCCGCAGTAATGTTGGAAATACCGTTACCGGTGACCCGCAAGCAGCTCCGTAATATCGCTCGCGGATTGTTGCATTTAGTCCCGGATTTGCTTCTTCCTGAATTTTCTCAAGAACCGCAAACAATCGCCCAAAGTGGTAGCTATCTGATGATTCGTTAGTATCTAACGCCACTTGTATTACCTCCTTATTATAGTATCTATTAAGATATGCCTTAATCAGCGCCGCCCGTACAGGCTTAACTCGATTTTCCGTATCACTTCTGATGCGCCGTAATACCAGCTGTAACAATGTCGCAGGATAGGGCGTCCCATCCAGAATGGAACGCATTACATCGCCTTCAATATTAGGGGGGATATTATCACTCTTGTCTTGAATAGATGCATTCACTAAAAGCCGCCATAATGAGTAATACAATGGTTCGTTTTTAGGTTTAACGATTTCAAGGTCCTTAAAATATTGTCGAATATGGCCTGCAAATTCTCCAACCGTTCCCCGCCGCCAAAATCGAACGGAAATACGCGCCGCATTTGGAGAAAGGCCAAGAAGAAAAAAATTTGTACTATCAGGATCTTCGACATATCCATTTTTCGGGGAATCAAAAAGAGTTCTGATATGGTTGATACCTTCATCAGGATTATCCTTTGAAGGTTCCGCAAAAAAATAGGTGAAATCATTTTCAAATTGTGTTTTTTTAGCAGACCAAAATACCGTTGAGGTGTCTCCAATCTGCATACGCTGTTTTGAATCCCGGCTCAAAAGGCTATTAAGTGCGGTAGTATAGGCAAACATTGCGGATTCTCCGATTGGGGCATTCCAGCCCTGCTGTTTTCGTCTGCCATAGGAACAGAATGAATCCTGATTAAAAGAAACAATATTCGCCCCGGAAGACTGGGCGCCCCATACTCCCTTTATGGCAGTATGTAATACACTTATTTTATCCCTTTCTCCGCTAACTAGGCATAATCCATCATATTCTTTGGAACCAGCCTTTGCTACTAAAGCCGTTCTGATTCCTTCAGTTTCACAATAAAGCATCAGCTCATGATCAAAGCGGAAACTAATGTTGGGATTTGTCCGGTAAATATCATCCCATTGGAGAGTCTTTTCAAGAACCGATTGTTCTATACCGGACAGAAATGCAACAAGAGCTTTTTTTCTAGGAGTATCCGGTATTTCATTTTGAATACGGTCAATAAAAGCTTTTTTTTGTTCAATAAGGCGAGACAGCTTCCTTTTTTTATCAGCCTCTCCAAGCCCTTCAAGATCGGTAATACCGAATACATACCCTGCAGTATCCCAAAGAAGATTTGCCGCTACCCCTGAAGATCTCTTTACTCCCTGAGGAACAGAGAAATAACGACCTCGCCTTTTTGTTCCCTCACCTTCACGGGTATCTTCAATTTGTATTAGTGAACCATTCTCGTTTAGAACAACAACAAAAGGTATTTCTTTTAATTCCCAACCGTCAGGTGAAATGCCACTTTCAGAATCCGCCGCTTTTCTATCATAGTATCCTTTCAGGGCTTGTAATATCATGACCTGACCTCCAGTGTTCGCCGGTCGGTATTTACCGTATTATTTTCCAGGTACGCCCGAAAGAATTCGGGCTTTGGACAGGAGGGATCTTCATAATTCATATCATAAAGCATCCAACCCAGATCACTATCATCGTTGATCTTTTCTTTAATAGGATGAACACCTTCAACCAGAGTGAAATTACAGGCAAACTCACGGCATCCTAAATAAGGGCGGTGAAAACATTGTCCTTTTTTTGCCCGCCGTTCAAACATGGCGGCATATTTCGCCGGACTTTCATCGGAACGGGTATTATTGGTCTGTTCTTCACTATCAGCCCAAAACTCATCGTATTGGGAAAGGCGAGGTTTTCTTTTTTCAGGAGGGATAAATTCAAACCAACCGTAAATGCGGTATCGAACATCCCGGAGAAAAAGTCCTGCCCGTTGCTGCCGATGTTCTTCAACAAAAAAACCCGCTGAATCGCCGCTTTTCCCTTCCAACTGGGCTTGGGTCGGTTCCCCCATGATTTTTCCAACTTCATTACGGCGGATACTTATCCAGCGAATCGGATTTAATACTTCAATTTTGGTAATATGCCAGGAAATCGCGGGTTTCCACAAAATTGCGTCAAAAATCGCACGGGCAGCAGAAGGGGTCATCACATCATAACTCACCCGTTCAACCTTCATCTCCGGCCTTGCATAACAGGCATACTCTCCCCAAACTTCAAGGCACCAGTCTTGCATCATACCTCCTCTTCATTTGCCTTTACGCAATTAAATTATAAAATCTTCGGGATTATTCGGCATCTCATCAATAAGCAGCCCTATGGTAGGATCATATTCGATGGTGGTGGTTAAGGCGAAAACGCCGGGAACAATCTTTTCTAATGAACCCCTGCCTTGTAAAACGGTATACTGATAGTTATATACATTTACGGAATATCTTTGGAGTTTCCTTAATAAAATATTTTCAAAAGAACTGCCATTTTTTATATTTTTCAATAAGTCAATAAATTTTCCCCCTTCTCCATAAGGAACCAATACGGACATTTGATTTTTATCGTCAATAATTTTAAACTGTTCAGCAGCGCTTTTAAATTGAAACTCAAAGCGGGAGCTTACCAGGTATTTCATAATTCCCCTGGCATCCAAAGAATTACTTTTCCAAAAAAGCTCAGAAAAATAAGGGAGGAATACGCTCGGATCCAGGGGATTATTCAAGCCTTCTTTACACATCCGCTGTGCTGTTTCACTGGCTTTTCGGAGTGTTCCGGGGGGCGGCTTACGGGGTGCGTTAAAAACAACAACCTTGCCAAGTTCGTCCGCTGCATTAAGCTTTCCTTCCCGGTTGCACCTTCCCGCAGCCTGGGCGATAGAATCCAGCCCGGCCATAGCCCGGTATACTACGGGGAAATCTATATCGACCCCCGCTTCAACCAGCTGAGTACTGATAACCCGAATCGCTTTTCCAGCCGCCAATTTTTCCTTTATTTTTTTTATCACATCACTACGGTGCTGGGCGCACATGAGCGCTGAAAGGTGATAAGTCCCCTTAGGCATAAGTGCATGGAGTTCCCGGCAGCTCTTTCTATCTGACACAATACAGAGAACCTGTTTGTAGGCGCTTAGTTCCTCCGATAGTTCCTTCCATTCAGTGATTGTTGATTGATCCGGCGGCATTGTAACCTTGACCCGTTCTAACCGGCCAAATAAATCAGGGACATCGTGTATGATTTCCCGTATTGAATCTTTCGGCAATCCAGGAAATTGTAGGAACGCCTGCTGTTTCTCAAGGGCCGGCTTCGTGGCAGTACAGATAACAACACTTACCCGGTAGTGTTCAACTAAAAGCCGCAGTGTTTCCAGAATAGGCGCCAAAAAATCAGTGGGGATAAGCTGGGCTTCGTCAAGAACAATAACACTATTTGCGATATTATGTATTTTCCTACAACGTCCGGCTTTATTCGCAAAAAGCGATTCAAAAAATTGAACAGCCGTTGTGATGATTATAGGGGCATCCCAATTTTCAGATGCCAGCCGTCCGCGAATGGTAGAATCTTCCTCGGCAAGGCTCGAATGATGTTCAACCAGCTCATCATCCCCAAAAACCTCCCGGAACACATCGGCATTCTGCTCAATAATACTTGTATAGGGGATAACGTAAATAACACGATCCTTTTTATACTGTTCCGCATGTTTTAAAGCAAAGGCCATACTCGACAGGGTTTTCCCACCACCGGTCGGAACGGTTAACGAGAAAAATCCTGATTGCCAGACTGCTGCAGCCCGGCAATCCGATAAAACCCGCTGACGGGCTTCATATAACCTGAGGTTCCTTCCTAGGGATTTTGCTTTTCCCTCCATGTAGTTATTAAATCGTTGTTGTAATTCAGTAATGCTACGATAACCCTTTCGACTTGCACTTTTTTCGCTGTCCATATAATTTTCAGTATCCAGACGGTCAGCGTCAACGAGACAGGAGAAAAGCATACGTATCCATAGTGAAGCATCAAGTTCTTGTGGCTTGAACTTCCAGGGGCTTTTTTGAGGTTTTAGCGAAGAGAGGGGAAACTTAAATTCTTCCGCTATTTTATCGGTTTTAACCTGCTGTAAACGGTTTACTAACGCGCTTGGTGAACCAATATAATCTGCTAATCCTGCATGGTGTCCTGCAACGCAATAGGAAAGGATGCGGCCTGTCCCCCGGTCAAATGATTCTTCCACTAATTTTGCGCCAGCCCCTGAATGCTCAAGCCTTCCCGGGGATTCGGAAGAGGCTTCCTCATCGTATCCGCTTTTATTGCATATATACCGCTGCCATTCTACAGTTCCCTTTCCGGTATCGTGGCTCATACCCAGGACATAGGCCCACTCGGCGGAGTCAAAGGACTTTGCGAATTCTGCGGCTAATTCTGCAGTTCCCTGCAGATGCTCATTTAATGATTGGGGTTTTGCCCATTGTTCATTGAGTAATTTTCGTACATGTGCAATAAAGTCCATTTTTTGTACCGCCAATTACATTTTCATTACAAAATCTTCAGGTAAGGTATTTCTAATTGTCGGTTATCTTCAAAAGAAGATTTTTCTTCCCTAATGCGGATCTGACTATATACTTCTTTTTCTTCGTACCATTGTAAATTGATTAAATAGCCAAGATTGCCATCTCTTCCAATAATTGAGGTTTCACTCACTGTTTTTGGAAAAATTCTCGTACTTTTGATATAATTCATATTTCCTCCAGAAATTTTATATCCCAATATCATGAATAGAGTATAATACTATTTTAAAGTCCTGCCAATGGAAATTTTCAAAATACCTTACACCCTAATTCAATATCAGGTGTAACAAAATATCCCAAAACCATGTTTCAACCCACGCATTACCCAAAATGCGACACTACCGCTATTATACCCCAATTATCGTTCCGTTACGAGAGCCCCTAGAGCATTATTCCCCAAATGTTTTCGCAAATTGGGTAGTCTCCATTTCATCCCCGCTTTTTGTCACACTCCGCCAAAATGTCTAGATAGGGTTTAAGAATGCTTCCAGCCTGAATTTTTCCATTTTGGGACGGTTGCCCATGCAGAGAGCCTCTCGGTCGTTAATTTCGACCATCACATATTTTTCGATTTCATCTTTCCGGTTCCACCGGGCGGTGGAATAGGCAAGCCCTATGGCAAGCTGGCTGTTTTCCGTTTCTGAAGGAACATGACTGGAAAGTGGAGGGGAACATGATTATGGGCGTTATGCAATGGTACGATACGGATAACTGGTTTCTTGTTTCCATGCTCTTTGATGTGGTTTGCGATACATTTCAGTTTGCGTACAAAGGCAGGCTGTACCAAAAACAGATTACCAAGGCGGGAAAACACTATTTTGAAGGGCTTGTACGTTCATAACGTTCGGATCTTTTTGAACTTCCCGCTTGAATCGCGGTATTGAATATTTGCTGCTATTACTTTTTAAAAAATGTTTTTACAACTCTGATTATGGAAACACTTATACTGTTGACCATCCCCATACTATTTCCCCGGTATTGCGGGTTCCGATATATCGGAGTTTATCTTTTCTCGTACCAGTTCGCCAATGAGCTGTGATACCGTTTTATGAGTGGATGCTGCCTTTGTAATAAGATAATTTGCGGCCACTTCGTCAAGGGAACGCAACAATTCCCGCTGACGAGTCAGAGGACCGCCAACACCTATCCGTATCGGAGGGATCTTTTTTGTATATAGCTCATCAAGGGTATTCGCTTCTTCTTCGGTCATTATGGCTGCCATAGTATTCCCCTAAATATTTGCGATCTCCCGCAACTGCTTGCGGCATTTCATCGCATGAAAAACATAATACGAATTCTCCCCCAGTTTCATTGAAGAGGATTTCCAGCGGATTCCCGGACAAATCATAACCAATGAGCAGATACTTGTCCTCTTCGCCTTCGATCGGCTCTTCAAAAACAAAGGTTTTAAAGGCCCATCGAATATCAGCTTCCGTAACTTCATGCTTAAAGGCTGATTCATGGAACGAAATATCTAACTCCATGGGATAAATTATACCCTTTTAATAGTTAAAGTAAAGACGGAAATTTGATGTCTGCACCTCTGTGTTGCCTCGAACTAAGGTGCTTTTGCAAGTTTCTCGCCCTAAGGGCGGCGAAATTGCACTTTTTAGTGATTGTGATTTCAAAATTTGATATGTTTATTTATTCCAAATATTGCCTATATGGCCCTTGTCCCCGCTGTGTGCCAAGCCACCCTATTGCATAAATTTTCATCTTTATGTATAATTATGCATGATTGGAGCTCATGGAGGGTTTTGATGATCGAACTAAAGGGGGTCTGCAAATCCTTTGGGCATTTGAAGGTCCTGAAGGATATTTATCTGCATGTCCGGGCAGGGGAAAAGCTGGTGATCATCGGCCCCTCGGGATCCGGCAAGAGTACCCTTATCCGCTGTATCAATGCCCTGGAGGAGCCTGACGATGGGGAGGTTTTTCTCAATGGGGAACCCCTTTTGCGGACCACCCGTACCTATCTGGTGCGATCCTACTGCGCCATGGTGTTCCAGCAGTTCAACCTCTACCCCCACATGACTGCCCTGGAGAACATCACCCTGGCGCCCATCAAGCTGCAAAAGAAGGGCAAGGCCGAGGCGGAGGAAATCGCCTACCACTACCTGGATGTGGTGGGGCTCCGGGATAAGGCTGCAGCCTATCCTGCAACCCTGTCCGGGGGACAGCAGCAGCGTATCGCCATTGCCCGGGCCCTGGCGACTAAACAGAAGATACTCCTCTTTGATGAGCCCACCTCGGCGCTG is part of the Treponema primitia ZAS-1 genome and encodes:
- the cas4 gene encoding CRISPR-associated protein Cas4, giving the protein MYSEDNLIPISALQHVLFCERQYALIHLEQIWEENQFTAEGKVLHERVDAEHHESRRLFRQEYGMAVRSLEQGLIGKCDLVELWYTDGGGVKRVSPVEFKRGREKESDVDRIQLCAQALCLEEMFKTAIESGQLYYLQEHRRVDVILGGELREKTQNLTERIRAIQQAGKTPAAEYEMRKCDRCSLVDICMPKTSGTASKKVDRFIQTQLRLMKNGDGENEEAS
- the cas1c gene encoding type I-C CRISPR-associated endonuclease Cas1c, which produces MRKLLNTLYVSSQGSYLQKEGETVVVEREKQRVLQLPIHTIGGIVCFGNVLCSPFLLGFCAERDVSVSFLSEHGRFLASVRGPVSGNVLLRRRQYRMADDDESTRRIASQVISGKLANCRIVMNRTIRDHAAKVDALALKAASEAIDRIIDRIPRAKSSDEIRGFEGQAAAEYFKVLNHLIIEQKNDFIFTERNRRPPLDEVNALLSFMYTLLAHDVRSALETVGLDPAVGFLHRDRPGRPGLALDIMEEFRPVIADRLVLSLINRRQITKKGFSKAANGAVTMDDATRKTVLTEYQSRKQDTVYHPYIEETVPIGLLFFIQANLMAHHIRGDIDGYPPFFWR
- a CDS encoding CRISPR-associated helicase/endonuclease Cas3 codes for the protein MDFIAHVRKLLNEQWAKPQSLNEHLQGTAELAAEFAKSFDSAEWAYVLGMSHDTGKGTVEWQRYICNKSGYDEEASSESPGRLEHSGAGAKLVEESFDRGTGRILSYCVAGHHAGLADYIGSPSALVNRLQQVKTDKIAEEFKFPLSSLKPQKSPWKFKPQELDASLWIRMLFSCLVDADRLDTENYMDSEKSASRKGYRSITELQQRFNNYMEGKAKSLGRNLRLYEARQRVLSDCRAAAVWQSGFFSLTVPTGGGKTLSSMAFALKHAEQYKKDRVIYVIPYTSIIEQNADVFREVFGDDELVEHHSSLAEEDSTIRGRLASENWDAPIIITTAVQFFESLFANKAGRCRKIHNIANSVIVLDEAQLIPTDFLAPILETLRLLVEHYRVSVVICTATKPALEKQQAFLQFPGLPKDSIREIIHDVPDLFGRLERVKVTMPPDQSTITEWKELSEELSAYKQVLCIVSDRKSCRELHALMPKGTYHLSALMCAQHRSDVIKKIKEKLAAGKAIRVISTQLVEAGVDIDFPVVYRAMAGLDSIAQAAGRCNREGKLNAADELGKVVVFNAPRKPPPGTLRKASETAQRMCKEGLNNPLDPSVFLPYFSELFWKSNSLDARGIMKYLVSSRFEFQFKSAAEQFKIIDDKNQMSVLVPYGEGGKFIDLLKNIKNGSSFENILLRKLQRYSVNVYNYQYTVLQGRGSLEKIVPGVFALTTTIEYDPTIGLLIDEMPNNPEDFII
- a CDS encoding amino acid ABC transporter ATP-binding protein, with translation MIELKGVCKSFGHLKVLKDIYLHVRAGEKLVIIGPSGSGKSTLIRCINALEEPDDGEVFLNGEPLLRTTRTYLVRSYCAMVFQQFNLYPHMTALENITLAPIKLQKKGKAEAEEIAYHYLDVVGLRDKAAAYPATLSGGQQQRIAIARALATKQKILLFDEPTSALDPEMVQEVLDVIIRLSRESITMVVVTHEMGFARQVADRIIFMDNGVLVEEGKPEEFFEHPKNERTSAFLSKILR
- the cas7c gene encoding type I-C CRISPR-associated protein Cas7/Csd2, giving the protein MELKRRYDFIYLFDVKDGNPNGDPDAGNLPRVDAETGNGLVTDVCLKRKVRNYVGLVKGEQPPYEIYVKEKAVLNSQHERAYKALGIDISGGDEGKRKGGDKTAEARQWMCQNFYDVRTFGAVMSTGVNCGQVRGPIQLTFARSIDPVISSEHSITRMAVTTEKEAEKQDGDNRTMGRKFTIPYGLYRTYGFVSAPLANQTGFSEEDLNLFWESLQNMFEHDRSAARGLMSAQKLIIFEHSSPMGDKPVQDLFNRVNVAHKNVDSDSKKPIRDFSDYVINLDGKEVEKFKTVVSV
- the cas5c gene encoding type I-C CRISPR-associated protein Cas5c; the encoded protein is MMQDWCLEVWGEYACYARPEMKVERVSYDVMTPSAARAIFDAILWKPAISWHITKIEVLNPIRWISIRRNEVGKIMGEPTQAQLEGKSGDSAGFFVEEHRQQRAGLFLRDVRYRIYGWFEFIPPEKRKPRLSQYDEFWADSEEQTNNTRSDESPAKYAAMFERRAKKGQCFHRPYLGCREFACNFTLVEGVHPIKEKINDDSDLGWMLYDMNYEDPSCPKPEFFRAYLENNTVNTDRRTLEVRS
- the cas8c gene encoding type I-C CRISPR-associated protein Cas8c/Csd1; translation: MILQALKGYYDRKAADSESGISPDGWELKEIPFVVVLNENGSLIQIEDTREGEGTKRRGRYFSVPQGVKRSSGVAANLLWDTAGYVFGITDLEGLGEADKKRKLSRLIEQKKAFIDRIQNEIPDTPRKKALVAFLSGIEQSVLEKTLQWDDIYRTNPNISFRFDHELMLYCETEGIRTALVAKAGSKEYDGLCLVSGERDKISVLHTAIKGVWGAQSSGANIVSFNQDSFCSYGRRKQQGWNAPIGESAMFAYTTALNSLLSRDSKQRMQIGDTSTVFWSAKKTQFENDFTYFFAEPSKDNPDEGINHIRTLFDSPKNGYVEDPDSTNFFLLGLSPNAARISVRFWRRGTVGEFAGHIRQYFKDLEIVKPKNEPLYYSLWRLLVNASIQDKSDNIPPNIEGDVMRSILDGTPYPATLLQLVLRRIRSDTENRVKPVRAALIKAYLNRYYNKEVIQVALDTNESSDSYHFGRLFAVLEKIQEEANPGLNATIRERYYGAACGSPVTVFPTLLRLKNHHIAKLENKGRAINFERMITEITSHFNDFSSHLDLHDQGKFAIGYYHQRQDLFTSKKE